TATTTTCTAAGCTTGATTTTACAATAGGTGATTTGTCTCAGAAACCTGCTTTCTTAGATgtctaggtgtgtctgtatcacatATCACACTCTAtatctaggtgtgtctgtatcacaaaccacactctagatgtctaGGTGTGTCTATATCACATACCACCCTCTAGAtatcttagctatgagctaaacatctctatttatagctttaacgaTTTCCTAAACcttttaggaatctatttccttaactaggattaattccttttttaGGTAATTTCCTTTTTTAGGTATATTACAttgtctaggaagtatttccttatgtaggtatacttccttactttgggttggtttcccaaacctcctaAGAATCAATTTTCCTTCTATAAGAATACTGTCTCAAATCAGTAATCCCTCCTAAATTACAATTCTATCCCCAATCCATTTTGATGATAACTAGTTCCTtgagagagaggaagatacacatgtatctgattcttttttttctttgaacttTCAAACAAAAACATTGTCGATAATCATCCAATCCCCTAAAGTATGTACGTTTTCATTTTAGCTCGAATAAGATAATTTTATATCAGCCCAATCCCCTAGAGTAGGTTTCAATAACATGCAATCACTCAAAAATCATATGTTTCGAAATCAAAGTTTTCTGGGTTTATAAGAATCGATCTACATCAATGTACTTGTAAATCGATTTCATTTAGAAAACGGTTgttgttcatgcccacaaagaccgattgtcctgGGTGGACATTTTGGTTGGAGAAAAATGAACCAGAATCCGTCTATATTGATGCACATAGCCCGATTCTGGTATGGAAGAGATAactgtttttctgttttttttttttggttaaaatCAGATTACATGAGCACTTTTATAAACCTTTTCGTATTACGCAATGTCAGGAATCAGTTTTTATGTGAGTATCGTGTAAACTGATTCTGGTTAACCCATTATGTCAGTTACTATTTGGTCATAAAACTTgatcataaaatgagtatgaagTCATACTCGATTTCAGTTCGAGTACAAATGAAATAGTTTTATACCCGAACTGAAAATGCGTATGATTTTACACCCAATTTTTAAACGAGTATAATTTTATACTCGAATTGGAAACGAAAATTTAGCGatcaaaaagaatttttttacctagaatcggtttatgttgatgTCCATATAAATTGATATTGTATAATCAGTTGATTTTCACGTCCACATAACCCGATTCTAggtaaaaacaaattcaaaacttTTCGTATGTTTTCGAAGTCACAATTGGTTGATACaaatgtcaacataaaccgattctgtgtTGGtggtcctcaaaaaatttcaaacttttaaattttttcatattttgatgattcatCAACACAAATTAATGTAACATCTAACACTAAATTTTTACAAATTAGCCATTATCTAAAATAGTTGGATAGGAATTctgattttacttcaaaatatccTTTTTATCTTTTAGTCCTAAGCCCGATAAAGTGAATTGGCCCCAAACTGCGTGCTGTTTATGTTAAGCCGAAGAAGTCGATTCCATAATTCAATTATTACCTTATAAATAGCATCGTTCCTCCCCAATTAGGTTTTATTGCATCGCATCTCTCGCCGACAAAGGAAGGGAGGAAGGAACTAGGTAAATCAAATCGCATGATGATCTTCTTTTCTCCTTTTCAGATTATTTATCATCTAATAAATTCCAGTGTTCGACAGattgatttatttggttgattTCTTTAGTATATAGGAAATTTTTGGGATCTCATTTTAGGGTTTTCTGCTGaattaagagtttttttttttttttttttttttttttttttaattcctttGAAAATTTTGTTTCTGTGTTATCTAAATTATAGATCGACAGATTACTGGAAGTTTTTTTTTCGTttatgtttgttgttgttttattttttctATATGATCCATGTTtaggtttttaagaagaaaaagagaccagGATAAAGTAAAAATCATGGCAATGAAAAGAGTTGCAGGACACGTATCTCAGAGGCTCTTGAAAGGAGGAGAAGGAGTTAGAAACTATTTCGCTGATCCGGTCTGTCAAACTATCACGACTAATTTGTTTTTGTTTACACATAATCTCTGATGGTGTTGCATTAAGCTGATTATCTATTTTATTGTGCTCAGTTTGTAGTTAAGGTTGAAAATGCTTTAAAATATGAAGCTCAAATTGTCAAGAAGGGAGATCATTTTGGACAAATGCTAGATGAACTCAAAGCTGAATTTAGGCGTCATCAGGTAACTGATTCTGTTTTTCATTCGCTGATTGTTGTTCGTAGTATTAGTAGAAGAGCTAGTATAACATAGCTTTTTCACCCTTAAAATAGAAAAGGTTCAGCTTAACCACAATGTTTACAAACTTCAAGATAAAAAATCTTGTCTCCTTCAGAAACTTTCTGCAGAATGTAAGGCAAAACATGGGGCAGCTGAGAAGTTTACGGCTGTTATTATAAGTACCGCAGTCGCAGCTTTTGTTTATGATATCTCTAAAAAACATGCATATGTGGAGGCCATTATACCGGCCAACAATCTGGCAAGTTTCTCCCCGTACTATATGTGTTGTTATCTACTTGTTTTCAGATTCCATCCAACTAGCTATTGCACTTTGTATCTTTTTTCCTAATGATTCTTTTTCCTTTGTTACTGCTTTAAATATTGCAGCAAAGACGTAGGACAAACTCACCACAAAGACTTGCTGATCATTAAGTTATGTGGTTGAAGTTGGGGTCTTCTGGATTAATGCCGTGTGGTGAGTTATATAATGTTATAATGTAAGTAATGACTAGGGTGTGTCTGGGGCACTTCCTCAAATGTGTTCTTCACTTTGTGTTTAAGACGGTTATATTATAAATCGTTCAAGTCGTAAAACTGTATCTGTGTGATTTTCTATTTTCTATTTTCTATGTCTGTTACTTCTGTTAGTTAAACCCGTAAAGTTTTTAAGAATACTATAATCTTAGATGTACCTCAACCctcattttttttgattttggattAGATAGTGTTTTTTTAAGATCAGAAACAGAAATGACATTAAATAAAGCTTAATGTACACAGTGATGATCCCCTATTAATAGCAGACAGAATCGATGGGGAACGGCCCATCCAGGTTCGAGACATTGGAGAAGATTTGGCTGCTTTTGCGGCATCGACAACTTTATTAAATAGATTGACACACAATTGGAAAAAAATTAAGTAATATTTTACAATCAGAAGATCACTTTAATCCCTCATGTAGATTTTGTTTTTTTCTCCCTTGTGGACTGTATTAAATTTGTCGTGCCATTCTTGGCCCTATATCTTTAGTCTTTGAACGTACAGGAACGGGGAGACAAGGAAACACTAATGGCCAATGGGTGTAGCAAGTGGTAGTAATCaatctctttatttttcttctgcTTTTCTGAAACAAAAAAGGTTACTACACTAATGAGTGCAGCAAAGTATACATAGCAGTTTTTAAATCAAATAATGTTAGCTTTTGGTTTTAGTAAGGATTGGTGCACTCTGATTGCACAATGCTTGTCTACTTAATCGAATCCTGGGAGAATTTTTTTCTCCAACCAGAGGTTTGAGACAAGGAGGTCCATT
This DNA window, taken from Papaver somniferum cultivar HN1 chromosome 3, ASM357369v1, whole genome shotgun sequence, encodes the following:
- the LOC113357010 gene encoding uncharacterized protein LOC113357010 → MAMKRVAGHVSQRLLKGGEGVRNYFADPFVVKVENALKYEAQIVKKGDHFGQMLDELKAEFRRHQKLSAECKAKHGAAEKFTAVIISTAVAAFVYDISKKHAYVEAIIPANNLQRRRTNSPQRLADH